In Sulfurihydrogenibium subterraneum DSM 15120, one genomic interval encodes:
- a CDS encoding YbaB/EbfC family nucleoid-associated protein, with protein MFNFGNLAELMKQFQTIKENVEKAKEELKKENLVVEVGGGMVKIVSNGLGEIIDLEIDKTLLNEQEYQVLKDLLISAVNEATERSKELMTQKLTEASGLPSSFSKFGGLF; from the coding sequence ATGTTTAACTTTGGAAACCTCGCGGAACTTATGAAACAGTTTCAAACGATAAAAGAAAATGTAGAAAAAGCAAAAGAAGAGTTGAAAAAGGAGAATTTAGTTGTAGAGGTTGGTGGAGGAATGGTAAAGATTGTAAGCAACGGACTTGGAGAAATAATAGACTTAGAAATTGATAAAACCCTTTTAAATGAACAAGAGTATCAAGTTTTAAAAGATTTACTTATATCGGCTGTAAACGAAGCAACAGAAAGGTCAAAAGAGTTGATGACACAAAAGTTAACAGAAGCATCAGGATTGCCTTCAAGTTTCTCTAAATTTGGTGGGTTATTTTGA
- the hemB gene encoding porphobilinogen synthase: MGFPVNRYRRLRKNESIRRLIRETTLTVDDFIYPIFIEDGQNIKKEIPSMPGIYRWSLDRINEELDEVVSLGIPAVLLFGIPSHKDEVGSDTWNDEGIIQRSIRHIKKNYPDLYVITDVCFCEYTSHGHCGVLHDHDVDNDLTLENTRKQVISHAKAGANMVAPSGMMDGVVKTIRQALDSAGFYDIPIMAYSAKYASSYYGPFREAADSTPAFGDRRTYQMDPANRLEALREVALDIEEGADIVMVKPALSYLDIIREIRNNFNIPLAAYNVSGEYSIIKAAGKLGWIDEKKVMMETLTSIKRAGSDIIITYFAKEAARILKNG, encoded by the coding sequence ATGGGCTTTCCTGTAAATAGGTATAGGAGACTAAGAAAAAACGAAAGTATTCGCCGTTTAATAAGAGAAACAACCCTTACAGTAGATGATTTTATTTACCCAATTTTCATTGAAGATGGGCAAAACATTAAGAAAGAAATACCTTCTATGCCCGGAATCTACAGATGGTCATTGGATAGAATCAATGAAGAACTTGATGAAGTAGTATCTCTCGGCATTCCAGCAGTTTTACTTTTTGGTATTCCTTCCCATAAAGATGAAGTGGGCTCTGACACTTGGAATGATGAAGGTATAATCCAGAGATCAATTAGACATATAAAAAAGAACTATCCAGACCTTTATGTAATAACAGACGTATGTTTTTGTGAATACACATCCCACGGGCACTGTGGTGTCTTACACGACCATGATGTTGATAACGATTTAACTCTTGAAAATACAAGAAAACAAGTTATATCCCACGCAAAAGCGGGAGCTAATATGGTAGCTCCGTCCGGAATGATGGACGGAGTTGTAAAAACTATAAGACAAGCTCTTGACTCTGCTGGATTTTACGATATTCCTATAATGGCTTACTCTGCTAAATACGCTTCCTCTTACTATGGACCTTTTAGAGAAGCTGCTGACTCAACACCTGCATTTGGAGATAGAAGAACTTACCAGATGGATCCTGCAAACAGATTAGAAGCTCTTAGAGAAGTAGCCCTCGATATAGAAGAAGGAGCAGATATCGTAATGGTTAAACCTGCTTTATCTTACTTAGATATAATAAGAGAGATAAGAAATAACTTTAACATTCCTCTGGCAGCTTACAACGTAAGTGGTGAGTACTCTATAATAAAAGCAGCAGGAAAACTGGGATGGATAGACGAGAAAAAAGTGATGATGGAAACTTTAACCTCTATAAAAAGAGCTGGGTCTGACATAATAATCACTTATTTTGCAAAAGAAGCTGCAAGAATACTAAAAAATGGATAA
- the purC gene encoding phosphoribosylaminoimidazolesuccinocarboxamide synthase: MEKLYEGKAKIVYQTEDPDKVVIYFKDEATAFNAQKKDVIEGKGILNNKISSIFFQILEKNGIPTHFVKQLSDREMLAYKTKIIPVEVVVRNLATGSIVKRLGIPEKTPFNPPLIEFYLKNDQLGDPIICYEHILALNLANDQDIKTIKDLAFKVNQVLKELLIKHDIILVDFKLEFGKKSDGTIVVADEISPDTCRFWDAKTGERMDKDRFRLNLGDLAKFYQEVLRRLESEKG, encoded by the coding sequence TTGGAAAAGTTATACGAAGGAAAAGCAAAGATAGTTTATCAAACAGAAGACCCTGATAAAGTGGTAATATATTTTAAGGACGAAGCAACTGCATTCAACGCCCAAAAAAAAGATGTAATAGAAGGAAAAGGAATACTTAACAACAAAATATCTTCTATATTTTTCCAGATTTTAGAAAAAAATGGTATTCCTACACACTTTGTAAAACAGCTTTCAGATAGAGAGATGCTCGCATATAAAACTAAAATAATACCAGTAGAAGTAGTGGTCAGAAACTTGGCAACTGGAAGTATAGTTAAAAGGTTAGGCATTCCTGAAAAAACACCGTTTAACCCACCTTTAATTGAATTTTATCTAAAAAACGACCAATTGGGAGACCCTATAATTTGCTATGAACACATACTTGCTCTTAACCTTGCCAACGACCAAGACATAAAAACTATTAAAGACCTTGCATTTAAAGTCAATCAAGTACTTAAAGAACTGCTTATAAAACATGATATTATACTGGTAGATTTTAAACTTGAGTTTGGAAAGAAAAGTGATGGAACTATTGTAGTGGCAGATGAAATATCTCCTGATACTTGCAGATTTTGGGATGCAAAAACAGGAGAAAGAATGGATAAAGACAGATTCAGACTTAACTTAGGTGATTTGGCTAAATTCTACCAGGAAGTACTAAGGAGACTTGAAAGTGAAAAAGGTTAG
- a CDS encoding YMGG-like glycine zipper-containing protein, with protein MKKVVALTLAGSILLASCAEPYRPSQSTYEGGLIGAVTGATAGAILTSGNKWKGGVIGGVIGAIAGATIAEISKRGAVEAVQSGQPVRYQTEDGRGVYEAKPLGYDAKTRCHKVQEKIYENGKLVKDQIKEVCESEKVEQKY; from the coding sequence ATGAAAAAAGTAGTAGCTTTAACACTTGCAGGTTCAATTTTACTGGCAAGCTGTGCTGAGCCTTACAGACCTTCTCAATCAACTTATGAAGGTGGACTAATAGGTGCAGTAACAGGTGCTACAGCAGGAGCAATATTAACAAGTGGAAACAAATGGAAAGGTGGCGTTATTGGTGGTGTAATCGGTGCAATTGCGGGAGCAACTATTGCAGAAATATCTAAAAGAGGTGCAGTAGAAGCAGTTCAATCCGGACAACCTGTAAGATATCAAACAGAAGACGGAAGAGGAGTTTACGAAGCTAAACCTTTAGGGTATGACGCAAAAACAAGATGTCATAAAGTCCAAGAAAAGATATATGAAAATGGAAAACTTGTAAAAGATCAAATTAAAGAGGTATGTGAATCTGAAAAAGTAGAACAAAAATATTAA
- the galU gene encoding UTP--glucose-1-phosphate uridylyltransferase GalU, with translation MKKVRKAVIPVAGFGTRFLPATKSTPKEMMPLIDKPIIHYIVEEAVNSGIETIIFVTGRHKRAIEDYFDYYPELEQVLRKSGKEEEIEKLREISNMAEFVYIRQKEQLGLGHAVLTAERLVGDEPFAVLLGDELIKNDGNPGIKQLIDIYYKFGKSVVGTMEVSKGDVSKYGIVAGKEVINGIKLVETLVEKPSVEEAPSNTAIIGRYVLTPNIFESLKETPIGKGGELQLTDGLIQLRQSEVIYSKNIEGVRHDTGNKIGYLEAILDYALEREDIKEEFINMLKEKCKEIGQSQS, from the coding sequence GTGAAAAAGGTTAGAAAAGCAGTTATTCCAGTAGCTGGTTTTGGAACGAGATTTTTACCTGCTACAAAGTCCACACCTAAAGAGATGATGCCACTTATAGATAAACCGATTATCCACTACATAGTTGAAGAGGCTGTAAACTCTGGAATAGAGACTATAATTTTCGTAACAGGAAGGCATAAAAGAGCAATTGAAGATTACTTTGATTATTATCCAGAGCTTGAGCAGGTTTTAAGAAAATCAGGAAAAGAAGAGGAAATAGAAAAATTAAGAGAAATAAGTAATATGGCTGAATTTGTTTATATTAGGCAAAAAGAGCAACTTGGATTAGGACATGCAGTTTTAACCGCAGAAAGACTTGTAGGAGATGAGCCTTTTGCAGTCCTTTTAGGTGATGAACTTATAAAAAACGATGGAAACCCGGGTATAAAACAGCTTATTGATATTTATTACAAATTTGGAAAATCTGTTGTAGGAACTATGGAAGTATCAAAAGGAGATGTTAGTAAATACGGAATTGTTGCAGGAAAAGAAGTAATTAATGGTATAAAGTTAGTAGAGACTCTTGTAGAAAAACCGTCAGTAGAAGAAGCTCCATCTAATACAGCAATTATAGGAAGATATGTCCTTACGCCTAACATTTTTGAATCTTTAAAGGAAACTCCCATAGGTAAGGGTGGAGAGCTGCAGCTTACAGACGGACTTATTCAATTAAGACAAAGTGAAGTTATATACTCAAAGAATATAGAAGGTGTAAGACACGATACAGGTAATAAAATAGGTTATTTAGAAGCTATATTAGATTACGCCTTAGAAAGAGAAGACATAAAAGAAGAATTTATTAATATGCTAAAAGAGAAGTGTAAAGAGATTGGACAAAGTCAAAGCTAA
- a CDS encoding DHH family phosphoesterase: MEKVIPVIERLKREEKDILIFTHENPDGDGIGSMIALYLFLKKLCKNVTMAMKDDIPYIYNFLPSVNEIKKLPINHKFSVAILVDAAHRRRSGTEVQAHELIRIDHHVGGEFESIYDCIDDYSPSTTALVAEILRNWDESLIDKDIATCLYTGLITDTGSFKYNNTTSKTFEIAKFLTEKGADPYYISKMIFERNKLNVMLLLQKTLSTLQLYNNNQIAVLTVFRDFLNETQTTEEDTEGFVNFARSIESVKVAVIMIQREDLKTWRVSLRGKGEVDVQEIAKYFGGGGHKDAAGCRIIGDYEKVRESLIEKISEKIIKKVKTIN; this comes from the coding sequence ATGGAAAAAGTAATTCCTGTAATTGAAAGACTAAAAAGAGAAGAAAAAGATATACTTATATTTACTCACGAAAATCCTGACGGAGATGGAATTGGCAGTATGATAGCTCTTTATCTATTTTTAAAAAAGTTGTGTAAAAATGTAACTATGGCAATGAAAGACGATATTCCATACATTTACAACTTTTTACCTTCTGTAAACGAGATAAAAAAACTACCGATAAATCATAAATTTTCAGTAGCTATTCTTGTAGATGCAGCCCATAGAAGAAGGTCTGGAACAGAAGTGCAAGCACATGAACTTATCAGAATAGACCATCATGTTGGAGGAGAGTTTGAGAGTATATACGATTGTATAGATGATTACAGCCCTTCAACTACAGCTTTAGTTGCAGAGATACTTAGGAACTGGGATGAATCCCTGATAGATAAAGATATAGCAACCTGCCTTTACACTGGACTTATTACAGATACAGGATCTTTCAAATACAATAACACAACATCAAAAACCTTTGAGATAGCCAAGTTTTTAACAGAAAAAGGAGCTGACCCTTATTACATATCAAAGATGATTTTTGAAAGAAATAAACTAAACGTAATGCTGCTCCTTCAAAAAACTTTATCAACACTACAGTTATACAATAATAATCAGATTGCTGTTTTGACAGTGTTTAGAGATTTTTTAAATGAAACACAAACAACAGAGGAAGACACAGAAGGCTTTGTAAACTTTGCAAGAAGTATAGAGAGTGTTAAAGTTGCAGTTATTATGATTCAAAGAGAAGATTTAAAAACTTGGAGAGTATCTTTAAGAGGAAAAGGTGAGGTTGACGTTCAAGAAATTGCAAAATACTTTGGCGGTGGAGGACACAAAGACGCAGCAGGATGTAGAATAATAGGAGACTATGAAAAGGTAAGAGAAAGTCTAATTGAGAAGATATCAGAAAAGATAATTAAGAAAGTGAAAACTATTAATTAA
- a CDS encoding 5'-3' exonuclease, translating to MDKKLLLIDGSSYLYRAYYALPPLTAPDGTPTGAIYGFVRMLLKLLSTFNTPYVAVVFDRPEKTVRHEIYKEYKATRKETPNDLQIQIPKIKEIIKLLGIKILEIPGYEADDIIATLAKKAENLGFEVIIVTPDKDMNQLIDQHIKIFNPMKEEIVDNQKVSEKYGVSPQQFIDYLILVGDSIDNIPGIKGVGPKTAALLLQEFGSIDKILENKDKLKGKLKESFTAVSKQDVELSKALVKLHQDIDIPLELESLKKDKPDLVKLKEIFEKLGFKSLIKEIDKPNLEKKQQITQKSLF from the coding sequence ATGGATAAAAAACTTTTACTTATAGACGGGTCTTCTTATTTATACAGAGCTTACTATGCTCTTCCACCTCTTACGGCTCCTGATGGAACGCCAACAGGTGCAATTTATGGATTTGTGAGAATGTTATTAAAACTCTTGTCTACTTTTAACACTCCTTATGTTGCAGTCGTTTTTGACCGTCCAGAAAAAACAGTAAGACACGAAATATACAAAGAGTATAAAGCTACAAGAAAGGAAACCCCAAACGACCTTCAAATCCAGATTCCAAAAATAAAAGAGATAATTAAACTTTTAGGAATAAAAATATTAGAAATACCCGGATACGAAGCTGACGATATTATAGCTACTTTAGCGAAAAAAGCAGAAAATCTTGGTTTTGAAGTTATTATAGTAACTCCAGACAAAGATATGAACCAGCTTATAGACCAGCATATAAAAATATTTAACCCAATGAAAGAAGAAATAGTAGATAATCAAAAAGTTAGTGAAAAATACGGAGTTAGTCCTCAGCAGTTTATAGATTACTTAATTCTTGTAGGAGACAGTATAGATAATATTCCCGGAATAAAAGGAGTAGGACCTAAAACAGCAGCTTTATTGCTTCAAGAGTTTGGAAGTATAGACAAAATATTAGAAAATAAAGATAAGTTAAAAGGAAAACTAAAAGAAAGTTTTACAGCTGTATCAAAACAAGACGTAGAATTGAGTAAAGCTTTAGTAAAATTACATCAAGATATTGACATTCCGCTGGAATTAGAATCGTTAAAAAAAGATAAACCTGATTTGGTAAAATTAAAAGAAATTTTTGAAAAATTAGGATTTAAATCATTGATAAAAGAGATAGATAAACCTAATTTAGAAAAAAAACAGCAAATAACGCAAAAAAGTTTATTCTAA
- a CDS encoding tetratricopeptide repeat protein, which produces MSKEKLPIEKDVDIELEYKIYHLWDKVKKYLKFILAFVVILFIVSTGYYLYSKKKQEENEKASVYVSKIANLLSEDKKEEAKKLIEEFEKKYKDTNFYKVVLSYKVMIAKDEGKEDEKTANDLKEKLDTQLSEGVKEYIAYIKFKENENNQAKEILKSIDKDKYNYISAQSTLGLIYKKEGNYQEAEKIFNLIKENKDYRYFSILAKENL; this is translated from the coding sequence ATGAGTAAAGAAAAACTGCCTATAGAAAAAGACGTAGATATTGAACTTGAGTATAAGATTTACCATTTGTGGGATAAAGTAAAAAAATATCTTAAATTTATTTTAGCTTTTGTAGTAATCCTGTTTATAGTCTCAACAGGATATTACTTATATTCAAAGAAAAAGCAAGAAGAAAACGAAAAAGCATCTGTGTATGTATCAAAAATAGCTAATTTACTATCAGAAGATAAAAAAGAAGAAGCTAAAAAATTAATCGAAGAATTTGAAAAAAAATACAAAGATACAAACTTTTACAAAGTTGTACTCTCTTACAAAGTAATGATTGCAAAAGATGAAGGTAAAGAAGACGAAAAAACTGCCAACGATTTGAAAGAAAAATTAGACACTCAGCTTTCAGAAGGTGTTAAAGAATACATAGCTTATATAAAATTCAAAGAAAATGAAAACAACCAAGCAAAAGAGATTTTAAAATCTATTGACAAGGATAAGTACAACTACATATCTGCCCAATCAACTTTAGGTCTAATATATAAAAAAGAAGGGAATTACCAAGAAGCTGAGAAAATATTTAATCTAATAAAAGAAAACAAAGATTATAGATACTTTTCAATCTTAGCAAAAGAAAACTTATAG
- the recR gene encoding recombination mediator RecR has protein sequence MNYIPEILQKVIEDISNLPSYGEKSAQRFAINLLKMPRGETVDLIKHIAQMLDKVHPCKECGIYTDQEICPICTSEDREKTSICVVEESFDAYAIEKTGKFKGVYHVLGGRLSPLEGIGPEKLNIKSLVERIRKYQAKEVIIATNPTVEGEATGNYIYNLLKKYPLNITRLAYGLPFGSVLENADDFTLSKALEYRVKI, from the coding sequence TTGAACTACATTCCAGAGATTTTACAGAAAGTTATAGAAGATATATCAAATTTACCCAGTTATGGAGAAAAGTCAGCCCAAAGGTTTGCCATAAACCTTTTAAAGATGCCAAGAGGAGAAACTGTAGACTTAATAAAACATATAGCTCAGATGTTAGACAAAGTTCACCCTTGTAAAGAGTGTGGAATCTACACAGACCAAGAAATATGTCCTATATGTACTTCTGAAGATAGAGAAAAAACATCTATTTGTGTAGTAGAAGAGTCTTTTGATGCCTATGCCATAGAAAAAACTGGAAAGTTTAAAGGTGTTTACCACGTTTTAGGAGGTAGACTATCTCCCTTAGAAGGCATAGGACCTGAAAAATTAAACATAAAGTCTCTTGTAGAAAGAATAAGAAAATATCAGGCAAAAGAAGTCATAATAGCTACAAACCCAACGGTAGAAGGAGAAGCTACTGGAAACTACATTTACAACCTTTTAAAAAAGTATCCTTTAAACATTACAAGACTGGCTTACGGTCTTCCGTTTGGCTCAGTGTTAGAAAACGCAGATGACTTTACCCTATCAAAAGCTTTAGAATACAGAGTTAAAATATGA
- the dnaX gene encoding DNA polymerase III subunit gamma/tau has product MTYEAFSRKYRPKSFKEVIGQDFVVKTLKNAVKLGRVSHAYIFAGSRGVGKTTIARILAKTLNCLNPQDYEPCNQCENCLEIEKGSFPDMYEIDAASNRGIDDIRTIRDNVNYQPLKGKYKIYIIDEAHMLTKEAFNALLKTLEEPPPKNIFILATTELYKIPDTIKSRCQVFLFKPPTKAQIKAYLIRILENEKIPYEEQAIELLSQELEGGMRDSASLLDQAVTYSEGRLTIKAVEEILGIVPLNYVKKALNYIKNQEVQPFIKLLDELEDLGYDVNIFWKELLTNLQKSLINLVVENPDEIFSQDKIFSQEDLKSLIYIKDMFNKAFSEARTFINPKDIYQVYVLKLNYLDSIKSIQQLLSGNIQISKQTSVKEEKTPTSQTLAEKPKDSAEEKEEQSIEEKEEQSIEKIISQIIKNEKVISVIIKEAQITQDENGIYIKLKDKDQEGILNSNLSTLKKYFPDKNIFISCPPTKEKKKEKKRDEIVDKVLELFPGSKILNYKEKEE; this is encoded by the coding sequence TTGACTTACGAGGCATTTTCAAGAAAATATAGACCAAAGTCTTTTAAAGAAGTTATAGGTCAGGATTTTGTGGTCAAGACGTTAAAAAATGCAGTTAAACTTGGTAGAGTTTCCCACGCTTACATATTTGCAGGGTCGAGAGGTGTAGGAAAGACTACAATAGCCAGAATACTTGCAAAAACTTTAAACTGTCTTAATCCTCAAGATTATGAACCCTGCAACCAGTGTGAAAACTGCTTAGAGATAGAAAAAGGTTCTTTCCCAGATATGTACGAGATAGACGCAGCTTCTAACCGTGGAATAGACGATATAAGAACCATCAGAGATAACGTAAACTACCAGCCTTTAAAAGGTAAGTACAAGATATATATAATAGACGAAGCTCACATGCTTACAAAAGAGGCATTTAACGCTCTTTTAAAAACCTTAGAAGAACCACCACCAAAAAACATCTTTATTCTTGCAACTACGGAGCTGTATAAAATACCAGATACAATAAAATCAAGATGCCAAGTTTTTCTATTCAAACCACCTACAAAAGCTCAGATTAAAGCATACTTAATAAGAATATTAGAAAATGAAAAAATACCTTACGAAGAACAAGCAATTGAGCTATTGTCTCAAGAGTTAGAAGGAGGAATGAGAGACTCTGCAAGTCTTTTAGACCAGGCAGTCACTTACTCAGAAGGAAGACTAACGATAAAAGCTGTCGAAGAGATATTAGGTATAGTCCCTTTAAACTATGTTAAAAAAGCATTAAACTACATAAAAAATCAAGAAGTTCAACCATTTATAAAACTGTTAGACGAGCTTGAAGACCTTGGCTATGACGTCAACATATTTTGGAAAGAGCTTCTAACAAACCTTCAAAAATCCCTTATTAACCTTGTAGTGGAAAATCCAGACGAAATATTTTCCCAAGACAAGATATTTTCCCAAGAAGACTTAAAATCTCTCATCTACATAAAAGATATGTTTAACAAGGCATTTTCAGAAGCAAGAACATTTATAAACCCTAAAGACATATACCAAGTTTACGTATTAAAGCTAAACTATTTAGATTCTATAAAGTCAATTCAGCAACTTCTGTCAGGAAACATTCAAATATCAAAACAAACTTCAGTTAAAGAAGAAAAAACTCCAACCTCTCAAACTCTGGCAGAAAAACCAAAGGACAGTGCAGAAGAAAAAGAAGAACAATCAATAGAAGAAAAAGAAGAACAATCAATAGAAAAGATAATATCTCAGATAATAAAAAACGAGAAAGTAATATCAGTTATAATAAAAGAAGCTCAAATAACCCAAGATGAAAACGGTATTTACATAAAATTAAAAGATAAAGACCAAGAAGGAATTTTAAATTCAAATCTTAGCACACTAAAAAAATACTTTCCTGACAAAAATATATTTATTTCATGTCCTCCGACTAAGGAGAAAAAAAAAGAAAAGAAAAGAGATGAAATTGTAGATAAAGTGTTAGAACTTTTCCCAGGTTCAAAAATACTTAATTACAAAGAAAAGGAGGAATAG
- a CDS encoding RsmE family RNA methyltransferase has translation MSYPLFIGKFEDDFLVLTDEELHHAVKVRRLKEGDKIEVNDLQGNIYLGEILKIEKNKAFVKPIKNLEIKTPEYKITLYQCMPNQLSKIDDIIEPISQLGVDRFVPVLCKNSAVKQSDVEKKIQKWEKIALNSIKQCRRLYPVSIDKPIKISNINSYDDLKVVFYEKEYARKTKDLIEKSYQNCSIVIGNEGGFEEVEIKELVSKGFLSLSLGDYILKMETAIIVGICQIKMILER, from the coding sequence ATGAGCTATCCTTTATTTATCGGCAAGTTTGAAGATGATTTTTTAGTTTTGACAGACGAGGAGCTTCACCATGCGGTTAAGGTCAGGAGACTGAAAGAAGGAGACAAAATAGAAGTTAACGACCTTCAAGGCAACATATACTTAGGGGAAATATTAAAAATTGAAAAAAACAAAGCATTTGTTAAACCTATTAAAAATTTAGAAATTAAAACTCCAGAATACAAAATAACACTCTACCAGTGTATGCCAAATCAACTATCTAAAATAGATGATATAATTGAGCCTATATCTCAACTGGGAGTAGATAGATTTGTTCCAGTTTTATGCAAAAACTCTGCAGTAAAACAGTCTGATGTAGAAAAAAAGATACAAAAATGGGAAAAAATAGCCTTAAACTCTATAAAACAGTGTAGAAGACTTTATCCAGTAAGTATTGACAAACCTATAAAAATAAGTAATATTAATAGTTATGACGATTTAAAAGTTGTTTTTTATGAAAAAGAATACGCAAGAAAGACCAAAGATTTGATAGAAAAAAGTTATCAAAACTGCAGTATAGTTATTGGAAACGAAGGTGGTTTTGAAGAAGTTGAAATCAAAGAGTTAGTTAGTAAAGGATTTTTATCACTTAGTTTAGGAGACTATATATTAAAAATGGAAACTGCTATAATAGTAGGAATATGTCAAATAAAAATGATTTTAGAGAGGTGA
- the nth gene encoding endonuclease III — translation MATFTEKDLIERLKKHYPQPWIDLKFENPYQLTVATILAAQSTDKKVNQITPIFFKKFPTPQDVAKAHLEEIEEIIKSVNYYKRKAKLIKECCQKVVQEFEGKIPDNMEDILKLPGIGRKTASVILVNAFNIPAIVVDTHVIRVAVSRLKISNGKTPEKIEKDLAKFFSKENWIYISKALVLFGRYICTAKNPKCKECYLVDICPYEKKNL, via the coding sequence ATGGCTACTTTTACAGAAAAAGACTTAATAGAAAGATTAAAAAAACACTATCCACAACCTTGGATAGATTTAAAGTTTGAAAACCCTTACCAATTAACAGTTGCAACTATTTTAGCAGCACAATCTACAGACAAAAAAGTAAATCAAATAACACCTATTTTCTTCAAAAAGTTTCCTACACCTCAAGACGTTGCAAAAGCACATTTGGAAGAGATAGAAGAGATAATTAAATCGGTAAACTACTATAAAAGAAAAGCAAAATTAATTAAAGAATGTTGTCAAAAAGTTGTCCAAGAGTTTGAAGGAAAAATCCCAGATAATATGGAAGACATTTTAAAACTTCCGGGGATTGGAAGAAAAACTGCAAGTGTAATTTTAGTAAATGCATTTAACATACCAGCTATAGTTGTAGATACTCACGTTATTAGGGTAGCAGTCAGTAGACTTAAAATATCAAATGGAAAAACTCCTGAAAAAATAGAAAAAGATTTAGCGAAATTTTTTTCAAAAGAAAATTGGATTTACATATCAAAAGCTTTAGTTTTGTTTGGAAGGTATATATGTACCGCTAAAAATCCAAAATGTAAAGAATGCTATCTTGTAGATATATGCCCTTACGAAAAAAAGAACCTGTGA
- the rsmA gene encoding 16S rRNA (adenine(1518)-N(6)/adenine(1519)-N(6))-dimethyltransferase RsmA, translated as MDKVKAKKQFGQHFLKSQDVVKKIVDEIDIKEDDTILEIGPGTGVLTEEILRRNPNRLYSVEIDKSLYPLLEEKFKKYKNFELIKSDIFDVNIKALTEDRKIKIVGNLPYNVASLIMINCVFNMEVIDFCVFMIQKEVAEKLIAKPKTKSYTFLSVFMQTFFQIKYVMSVPARFFSPPPKVTSAVVKLIPDNRFNIKDIKKYKNFVSHLFTDRRKMIRSKLDQSILEKANIKPTLRAEELNIEDFVRLFEVVKDDDRQFSDADSHS; from the coding sequence TTGGACAAAGTCAAAGCTAAAAAGCAGTTTGGACAACATTTTTTAAAATCGCAGGATGTTGTAAAAAAGATAGTTGATGAAATAGATATTAAAGAAGATGATACTATTCTTGAAATAGGTCCTGGGACTGGCGTTTTGACAGAAGAAATTTTAAGAAGAAACCCTAATAGACTCTATAGCGTAGAAATAGATAAATCACTTTATCCATTGCTGGAAGAAAAGTTTAAAAAGTATAAAAATTTTGAACTTATCAAGTCAGATATTTTTGATGTTAACATTAAAGCACTTACTGAAGATAGAAAAATAAAAATAGTGGGAAATTTACCTTATAACGTAGCTTCTTTAATAATGATAAACTGTGTTTTTAATATGGAAGTTATTGATTTTTGTGTTTTTATGATACAGAAAGAAGTTGCTGAAAAGCTTATTGCAAAACCAAAAACAAAATCTTACACATTTTTATCTGTTTTTATGCAGACATTTTTTCAAATTAAGTATGTTATGAGCGTTCCTGCAAGGTTTTTCTCACCACCACCGAAAGTAACATCTGCCGTTGTAAAACTCATTCCAGATAATAGATTTAACATAAAAGACATTAAAAAGTATAAAAACTTTGTTTCCCATCTTTTTACTGATAGAAGAAAAATGATTAGGTCAAAGTTAGACCAGTCAATACTTGAAAAAGCTAACATTAAACCTACATTAAGAGCGGAAGAATTAAATATAGAAGATTTTGTTAGACTGTTTGAGGTAGTAAAAGATGATGATAGGCAGTTTAGTGATGCAGATTCACATTCATGA